The Eubacterium ventriosum genome includes the window AACCACTTGCTTTTGTTACTGATGAGTTAGTATTTTTTAGTGTAATTGTATAAGAATCACCTGATGTTGTAACTGTTGTTTCAATTCCATCATTAGCAGGAGCAACTATCTTCTGATTAGGAATTGCTGCTGAACCATACAATGATTCTTTCATTGTCTTAGTTATTGTGCTGGATGCATCTAAAGAAGCCATCCATGAAATAAGACCACCTAAGTGTTTCTGTTTTACATATTTGCCTTTTTCTGCTACCGATTCTTCAGTATCACAAGTAAAGAACATTCCTGAAGATTCACTATAGTAATAGTTAGCCTTTGCAACATCATCCCAATATTTAGTCAAATTATATTTGCTTACTAATGAATCAATATCTGAATATGCATATGTTACACCATTTTCGCCTGTTGCATCTGCATATAATCCTGGATTTTTAGAATCTCTTCCTGTGTCTTTCTTTACTTCTTTCCATCCTCTTGTATAAGGTGCAACACCAACTACGATCTTTGAATAATCAATGTTGTCCCCATATTTATTTTCTAAATATTTAATACATGAATCAACTGAAAGTCCTGCATCTCCCTCGTCATAAGCAGGATTAGTATAAAGTGCTGTCTGGTGAGCTGTAAATCCTCCCCATGCACCATTTAAGTCATATGTCATCATATTAGCAAAATCTACGATTTTTAAAACTTTTTCGTATTCAATTGCTGCCATCATTTTAGGCGATGCTGACATGGCAACTGACAATTCATAGTGTTTATTATCTTTTGCTCCATAGCTGTCCAGTGCATCTCTTATGGCTTGAAGAAGTAATGTATAGTTCTGTGTATCTGCTGCTGAACCTTTACATCCTTTATCAATTGCTACACCATTTCCTTCAGGATCCGGGTCTCTGTCTGCTGTTGGGTATTCCCAGTCAATATCAACGAAATCATACCCATAGTAGTGTACAAATTTTGCAACATTGTTAGCAAAGTTCTTTCTGGTTGTTTCAGAAGCAGCAATTTTTGGAAAATCTCCTGATCTTGTCCATCCACCAACAGAAACACCTATCTTCATGTTAGGATATTTCTGTCTTAAAAGTACCATTGCTCCTAATACACCTGCATATTTATTATCTGTTCCAACTGAAAATCCAACATTTGGATTCTCATAATCAGCCCATGTATCAGTAGTAATCAAATCACCATTTGCATCTGCATCCATAAACGCAAAATTTAAGTGTGTGATTAAGCTACCATCAATCTTGTCAGGTGTAAAATTCTTTTGTCCTGAATAAATTGACCAGTCACCATAATACATAACATTACGATATGGTGGCTGCTCTGCATTTGCAGCTTTGACTTCCTTTGTTGAAAGTTCTGTAGCTGCACAATATCCACCCATCAAATTAGCAACCATTGCAAGTGCCATTGTGAAACTAAGAATCTTTCCTGAAAGTCCTTTCCTTAAAATTCTTTTCTTTCCTTTCATTTTCCCCTCCATTTTCTCTGGTCTTTTAGACCTTTTTATAAAAACTGAACCTTTTATTATAGAAAGTAGAATTATGGATGCTTATTCCACTTCTATATTTTCAATAAAATTTTCTAAAACTTTTTATTAGTTGAAGTATTTGCTTTTGAAACACTTCAATTATTTTTTTAGAAATATTTATTGTTTTTTTAATAAAAACGTTTTAAATTTTTTGTGAAAAATATAAGCTTATTTCAGCTTTTAGGTTCATTTTTTATTAAATTTTTATTCTGTCCTTTCATTTCTGCCCATTATAACACATTATTTGGTAAAAGTAACCAATCCTATTGTGATAAAAATATTTTTATTTGTGTTTTTTATATAAAGCAATATTTTTATTATGTTTTTATATTTTTTCAACTATTTTTTATTTTATTTTCCGATTTCTGTAATGCTGATTCCAGTTATGTGTCATATAATGTTTTTCTTCGCTGACACGTAATTATTCACGAAATAACAGTGATTTTTCTATTGATTACGTGTCACACTGCATTTTTTTCACTGACACGCAATTGGTAGCGATATAACAAGATTATCTTCAATAAATTACTTATGACACAACGTTTTCGTCCTACGACACGTAATCGTTGCTCAAATAGCAATTATATATTGCTCAAAAAAATTCGGAAATATCATCTACATCTTTATATCGGAAATGAAGAGACTCTTTCAATATACTAAATCATCAGATTGCAAAAAGGACTGCCGGAAATGATTTACTCTCAGTATTAACTGTGTCATTTTCCGGCAGTCCTTTTTCATTTTGTTGTTATTATTTCTTCAAGCTTTCTCTAAATATCTGCTCTATTTCTTCTTTATCAAGTTTCTTGTAGCCACCTGTCATTATGAATGTTCCTTTTACAAGATCAGGTATCATTTCTTCTGTTGCTCCAAGGTCTGTTAAATTCATTACAAGTCCAAGTTCTTTCATCCAATCTTCCATTAAAGAAAGTCCTTCCAATGCAATCTGCTCATCTGTTTTTCCATCAGGATTTACATTCCACACATTTTCTGCAAAACGTACAAACTTTGGTAATCCGTAAGGCATAATGTGTTTGTAATATGGCAATGATACTGCTGCCAATGTCATTCCGTGAGTTGCATCTGTGCATGCCCCTGCTGACTGACCAAGCATATGAACCATCCAGTCTGTTGATTTTGCCTTGGCTACTAATGTGTTAAGTGCCCAAGTTGCTGTCCACATAATATTGCTTCTAGCCTCGTAATCCTGTGGATTCTTATTTGCAATACGGCTTGAATTAATTACTGATTTCATTAACCCTTCACTTATATAATCGCTTGTGTTATCATCTTCCCCTGAAAAATACTGTTCACAAATATGATTAAAGATATCATAAATTCCTGAAACCATCTGGTAATGTGGAAGTGTCATTGTATATCTTGGATTCAAAATAGAAAATCTAGGCATTATTTTTTCATCTGCAAAAACATGTCCAACCTTTAATTTTTCTTTGTGGTTAGTAATTACTGAACCTGCATTCATTTCTGAACCTGTTCCAACCATTGTCAAAACACAACCTACAGGAATTGTCTCGCAAGTTGGCTCTTCGAATTTAATATAATATTTTTCCCAAGGGTCTTCGTCACAATTAACTGAAACTGAAACAGCCTTAGCATAGTCGCACACTGAACCACCTCCAACGGCAAGCAAAATATCCACATTATGCTTTCTTGCAATTTCCACACCTTCATATAATTTTTCAACTGTAGGGTTCGGCATAACCCCTGCAATTTCTGCAACATTCTTTCCTTCTTCATTAAGAATTGCCATAACCTGGTCGTAAATTCCATTCTTTTTAATAGAACCACCACCATAAACAAGAACTACGTTGGTACCATATTTCTTAAGCTCTGTTTTAAGATTTGAAAGAGAATCCTCTCCAAAATATAATTTTGTTGGATTACAATAAGTAAAATTACCTAACATAAAATACTCCTTTCGTCATAAACATTCTTTACTATCAAAAAACTTTCCAGTGAAATTTACAATTTTTCACAAATCTCTTGAAATTATTTCTTACGATAATATGTTAATACCTGAACCTAACTTTAGGTCAAGCGTTTTTATACATTTATTTTCAACTTTTTCCTGCATAATTTTTATATTACTTATGATATATAATTATTCAAACTACTTTCCCATGTATCTCCCAATATACTCATACAATTCAATATTAGTCTCCGCGTTTTTCTCCTCCGCCTCTATATATTCAGGAAAAGGAAGTCCAATCTGGCATTCGCCACATATGTCAACGCCTATTATTTTCTTATCTTTCAAAAAGAATTTCAACAGATGTTCAAGCATACCAAGGCTCATATGCCCTTGACTCCAGTTAGTTTCAATATAATGTTTGTCCAAAATATCTTTGTCTATGGAAATATAAAAAGGTACATCAGTTTCAATCAAATCAAGTTTTTCTCTTCCACTATTGTTCCGTAATTCTTCTGCTGAAAATGTTATAAGCTTACTCTGATTTTTCACATTTATCTGCTGTATATCCGCCTCACTTGCCCCAACAAGAATCAATTGTTCAAGATTTTCGTTTTGCTCAATAACCTGTGCCGCCCAATCGCCACAACTTGTCATTCCTTCAACCATAGGCTTTTGCATATCTGTGTGATGGTCATACAAAACAAGCGAAAACTTTTTATTTATTTTGTCCGTCATAATTTTTGTTATGTAATGATAATTGCCTGAATCAATAAAATGAACGCCGTTTATGCTAAAATTCTCTATTCGTTTCTGAATCTCCGCCTCCCCTTCTTTGGTGCAATACAAGTCGGTTCCTAAAATATCTGAGCAGTCAATTCTAACAATATTCTCCGTCTGCTCTATATTTTCATCAATATAAATATGTGTAAAATCTAAAATAAAATTTTCACTTCTTGTCATTTTATCATCCTCTATAAATTTTCATTTATTATTTTCATAAAAGTTTTCTAACACAATCAGACAATTGTTCACTGTCTTCATTTATTTGTGTTGCTATCTCTTCTAACACGCTATCAATCTGTTTTAACATAAACTCAATAAAAAATGTTAAATTTCCATTAACATGGCTTTTTGATATTGCATTATAATATTCATCCTGATATTTCATTTGTAATTGTAAATGGTGGTTGATATTTTTCCATAAAATTCTCTCCTAACTTTCCATACTATCTTACGCACTAACTTCCGTACTATCTTGCGCACTTTCTTGCGTATCATCTTCCGTACTTTTTCCCATAATTATACCATAATTTTTCTGATTAACAGCAAAAAACTTGCATTAAACAATGCAAGTTTTTTAGATTATTTATTATTAGATTTCATTTCCTACTTCAAATGCCTTGCCAACTGGTCCCCCCAGTTTCATATAAAAATTAGGGTGTCAAGACACAAAAATGTCATTTACAATCGCCAAAAAATGTAATAAAATATAACTATATAAATTACCCGATAATATATGAATTTTATACATCAGAAAAGTCTTTTTCCCTTAACAATATTTTATTTATGGAAGGAACGGTGAATATATGAAAAAAACATCTTTAAAATTACTGCTATTTTCCTTTGTTATGAGTTTTCTTATGATAATTCCTACAAATGTAAATGCAGAAGAAATCATTCCGGTCAATATATCTGTAAAATATGGCCAGACAGAAGCCCGAAGAATCTTAGATATGATTAATGAACTGAGAACCAGTCCTACTGACGCATGGGCTTGGGATAAAACTGATACCAAACAAGTTGCATATCCCGGTTTAAAAGAACTTGTCTATGACTATGATTTAGAGCGACTTGCAATGAAACGTGCAGCAGAAATTGCACTATCCTACGAACACACCCGCCCAAATGGTCAAAATCCTTTTACTATTTATACGGAAGAAAATATAACCAGACTGGATACAGGTGAGAATATTGCAGTAGCAAGTCCTAATGTTTATTCTAAGGCAGAAGCAGTAAATGACGGATGGCGTGAAGATAACGAACCTTATGCCGGTCAGGGGCACCGTAGAAATATGTTAGGTTATAAATTTACCTGCGTTGGAGTTGGTCATGTTACTTACAACGGCTATGACTACTGGGTTGAAGAATTTGCCTCCAGACCTTCCATTAATACAACAGAAACACCGGCAAATGACAATGAACAAACTGTTACTGTTTCAGTAACTAAAAGTTGGATTACAAATTATAAGACATATTTTGACCAAGATTCATATGTTCTTAGATTAGGAGAAACAGTAACTCCAAATATTACACCTATAATT containing:
- a CDS encoding arginase family protein; this translates as MTRSENFILDFTHIYIDENIEQTENIVRIDCSDILGTDLYCTKEGEAEIQKRIENFSINGVHFIDSGNYHYITKIMTDKINKKFSLVLYDHHTDMQKPMVEGMTSCGDWAAQVIEQNENLEQLILVGASEADIQQINVKNQSKLITFSAEELRNNSGREKLDLIETDVPFYISIDKDILDKHYIETNWSQGHMSLGMLEHLLKFFLKDKKIIGVDICGECQIGLPFPEYIEAEEKNAETNIELYEYIGRYMGK
- a CDS encoding iron-containing alcohol dehydrogenase; protein product: MLGNFTYCNPTKLYFGEDSLSNLKTELKKYGTNVVLVYGGGSIKKNGIYDQVMAILNEEGKNVAEIAGVMPNPTVEKLYEGVEIARKHNVDILLAVGGGSVCDYAKAVSVSVNCDEDPWEKYYIKFEEPTCETIPVGCVLTMVGTGSEMNAGSVITNHKEKLKVGHVFADEKIMPRFSILNPRYTMTLPHYQMVSGIYDIFNHICEQYFSGEDDNTSDYISEGLMKSVINSSRIANKNPQDYEARSNIMWTATWALNTLVAKAKSTDWMVHMLGQSAGACTDATHGMTLAAVSLPYYKHIMPYGLPKFVRFAENVWNVNPDGKTDEQIALEGLSLMEDWMKELGLVMNLTDLGATEEMIPDLVKGTFIMTGGYKKLDKEEIEQIFRESLKK